In Mobula birostris isolate sMobBir1 chromosome 15, sMobBir1.hap1, whole genome shotgun sequence, the following proteins share a genomic window:
- the LOC140210213 gene encoding monocyte chemotactic protein 1B-like gives MKAALCVVPILAALWICCFKQAAPGPAAIVTLECCETFKTTPISHRRLKSYKEAPLCPTPAVIFTNRKNMKICTMASAEWVKAAVKYLDRKDQGGRD, from the exons ATGAAGGCAGCGCTCTGCGTGGTCCCAATTTTGGCAGCTCTGTGGATCTGCTGTTTCAAGCAGGCTGCACCCGGCCCAG CCGCAATCGTAACGCTAGAATGCTGTGAGACGTTTAAGACAACGCCCATTTCTCACAGGAGGCTTAAGAGTTACAAGGAAGCTCCCTTGTGCCCGACACCTGCCGTCAT ATTCACCAACAGGAAGAATATGAAGATTTGCACTATGGCCAGTGCGGAATGGGTTAAAGCTGCAGTGAAGTACCTGGACAGGAAAGACCAGGGTGGCAGAGACTAA